The following proteins come from a genomic window of bacterium:
- the lipA gene encoding lipoyl synthase: MKPQWFVRDIRSTEDGKNVRHLLESLGLNTVCREANCPNRNYCFNEGTATFLILGKNCTRGCRFCNISKGAPDPLDPDEPRKLAEAAFGMDLKHVVITSVTRDDLPDGGAGHFAQTIKWIRKLLPLASVELLIPDFQGSEPALSTVLNSKPDVLNHNVETVEELYPFVRPEADYERSLNVLKASSDRGFITKSGIMLGLGENIEQIEETFEDLADSGIGILTLGQYLAPSKKHYPVKRYIPPDEFASLAVLARKYGIKEVVSGPLVRSSYKAGETYEKIKKDKLKLLEKQGGD; the protein is encoded by the coding sequence ATGAAACCGCAGTGGTTCGTCCGAGATATTCGTTCAACAGAGGATGGAAAGAATGTGCGACATCTTTTGGAATCTTTGGGGTTGAATACGGTCTGCCGCGAAGCCAACTGTCCGAACAGAAATTATTGTTTTAATGAAGGCACAGCTACTTTTTTAATTCTTGGCAAAAACTGCACTCGAGGCTGCCGTTTTTGCAATATTTCCAAGGGTGCTCCTGATCCGCTTGATCCTGACGAACCTAGAAAATTAGCTGAAGCCGCTTTTGGCATGGATTTAAAACATGTAGTTATCACTTCGGTAACTCGAGACGATTTACCCGATGGAGGTGCTGGGCATTTCGCACAAACCATAAAATGGATTCGGAAATTGTTGCCGCTAGCATCTGTAGAGCTTTTAATACCAGATTTTCAGGGTTCGGAACCAGCTTTAAGCACCGTTCTAAATTCCAAACCCGATGTTCTGAATCATAATGTAGAAACTGTAGAAGAGTTATATCCATTTGTTAGACCAGAGGCCGATTATGAAAGATCCCTTAATGTTTTAAAAGCGTCTTCTGACAGGGGGTTTATAACAAAAAGCGGTATAATGCTTGGGCTTGGAGAGAATATCGAGCAGATCGAAGAGACATTTGAAGACCTCGCTGATTCTGGTATAGGAATTCTTACTTTAGGGCAATACCTAGCGCCCTCAAAAAAGCACTATCCTGTGAAAAGATATATTCCACCCGATGAGTTTGCCTCACTGGCTGTATTGGCAAGGAAATACGGTATAAAAGAAGTTGTTTCCGGTCCTCTTGTAAGAAGCTCGTATAAAGCCGGGGAAACCTACGAAAAAATAAAAAAAGATAAACTTAAACTTTTAGAAAAACAAGGAGGAGACTAA
- the raiA gene encoding ribosome-associated translation inhibitor RaiA, whose protein sequence is MELRITGRHFDLTQEIKNYAETTVLGLNRYSEKILDTHLVLVVEKRRKKAELTLGVYGQQLVSHAETDDLYVSIDEVVDKMQRQLKKYNEKFKEHRGLSDEEKKIFAEKITEELLEGQDQIR, encoded by the coding sequence ATGGAGCTCCGTATCACTGGAAGGCACTTCGATCTTACTCAGGAAATCAAAAACTACGCCGAGACGACAGTCTTGGGTCTGAATCGTTATTCCGAGAAGATACTTGATACGCATTTGGTTTTAGTGGTTGAGAAGCGTCGAAAAAAGGCTGAATTAACGCTCGGAGTTTATGGCCAACAATTGGTATCCCATGCAGAAACTGACGATTTGTATGTGAGTATCGACGAAGTAGTTGATAAGATGCAGCGCCAACTTAAAAAGTATAATGAAAAATTTAAAGAACACCGTGGTTTATCGGATGAAGAGAAGAAAATTTTTGCTGAAAAAATAACAGAAGAACTCCTTGAAGGACAAGACCAGATCAGATGA